In Synechococcus sp. HK05, one DNA window encodes the following:
- a CDS encoding photosynthesis system II assembly factor Ycf48, with the protein MSRFLSSLGAIALSLVLALGLSGCVSTGLPSASASPWQPVDIHTKSNPLDLAFTDSRHGFLVGSNRLILETNDGGSSWQERALDLPEEENFRLISVDFAGDEGWIVGQPGLLLHSTDAGQNWSRLFLDTKLPGEPYLVTAQGGNRAELATNVGAVYRTNDGGNSWQAEVEDAAGAVRDLRRSPDGRYVSVSSLGNFFATWNPGEARWTPHQRVSSQRLQAMGFQPDGALWMLARGAQLRFSPEADTPDEWSKPVVPIVNGYGYLDMAWDPQGDIWTGGGSGTLLVSSDGGKSWQKDPVGAQQPTNFIRIAFFDDGKGFVLGERGSLLRWVG; encoded by the coding sequence ATGTCCCGTTTTCTCTCCTCCCTCGGCGCCATAGCGCTTTCGCTGGTGCTGGCCCTCGGCCTAAGCGGCTGCGTCAGCACAGGCCTGCCCAGCGCCAGTGCCAGTCCCTGGCAGCCCGTGGATATCCACACCAAATCCAACCCACTGGATCTGGCCTTCACCGATAGCCGCCACGGCTTCCTGGTGGGCAGCAACCGCCTGATCCTGGAAACCAACGACGGCGGCAGCTCCTGGCAGGAGCGGGCCCTCGATCTGCCGGAGGAGGAAAACTTCCGCCTGATCAGTGTGGATTTCGCCGGTGATGAGGGCTGGATCGTGGGCCAACCCGGTCTGCTGCTGCACAGCACCGATGCCGGCCAGAACTGGAGCCGCCTGTTCCTCGACACCAAACTGCCCGGCGAGCCCTACCTGGTGACCGCCCAAGGCGGTAATCGCGCCGAGCTGGCCACAAACGTGGGCGCGGTGTACCGAACCAACGACGGCGGTAACTCCTGGCAAGCCGAAGTGGAAGACGCCGCCGGCGCCGTGCGCGACCTGCGCCGCAGCCCCGATGGCCGCTACGTGAGCGTGAGCAGCCTTGGCAACTTCTTCGCCACCTGGAACCCGGGCGAAGCCCGCTGGACCCCGCACCAACGGGTGAGCAGCCAACGCCTGCAGGCCATGGGCTTCCAGCCCGATGGTGCCCTGTGGATGCTGGCCCGCGGCGCCCAACTGCGCTTCAGCCCCGAGGCCGACACCCCTGATGAGTGGAGCAAGCCGGTGGTGCCGATCGTGAACGGCTACGGCTACCTCGACATGGCCTGGGATCCCCAGGGCGACATCTGGACCGGCGGCGGCAGCGGCACCCTGCTGGTGAGCAGCGATGGCGGGAAGAGCTGGCAGAAGGACCCCGTGGGCGCCCAGCAACCCACCAACTTCATCCGCATCGCCTTCTTCGACGACGGCAAGGGCTTCGTGCTCGGCGAGCGTGGCTCCCTGCTGCGCTGGGTGGGCTAA
- the psbE gene encoding cytochrome b559 subunit alpha produces the protein MAAGSTGERPFFEIITSIRYWVIHAVTLPAIFLAGFLFVSTGLAYDAFGTPRPDAYFQSQDFKAPVVSQRYDAKASLDQRLK, from the coding sequence ATGGCCGCCGGCTCAACGGGTGAACGCCCGTTCTTCGAAATCATCACGAGCATCCGTTACTGGGTGATCCATGCCGTGACCCTGCCGGCGATTTTCCTGGCGGGTTTCCTGTTCGTGTCCACCGGCCTGGCCTATGACGCCTTCGGCACGCCCCGCCCGGACGCCTACTTCCAGTCGCAAGACTTCAAGGCTCCCGTGGTGAGCCAGCGCTATGACGCCAAGGCCTCCCTCGACCAGCGCCTGAAATAA
- the psbF gene encoding cytochrome b559 subunit beta translates to MTQSTASTTPRNYPIFTVRWLAVHALGIPTVFFLGALAAMQFIRR, encoded by the coding sequence ATGACTCAGTCGACCGCCTCCACCACCCCCCGCAACTACCCGATCTTCACGGTCCGGTGGCTTGCGGTGCACGCCCTCGGCATCCCCACGGTGTTCTTCCTGGGCGCCCTGGCTGCCATGCAGTTCATCCGTCGCTGA
- a CDS encoding photosystem II reaction center protein L — MQRNPNPNNLPVELNRTSLYLGLLFVFTCGILFSSYFFN; from the coding sequence ATGCAACGCAATCCCAACCCGAACAACCTGCCGGTTGAACTGAACCGCACCAGCCTGTATCTGGGCCTGCTGTTCGTGTTCACCTGCGGGATCCTGTTCTCCAGCTACTTCTTCAACTGA
- a CDS encoding photosystem II reaction center protein J yields MSGKKSGLPDGRIPDRLPDGRPAVAWRSRWTEGTLPLWLVATAGGMAVIFVVGLFFYGSYTGVGSA; encoded by the coding sequence ATGAGCGGCAAGAAATCCGGTCTTCCTGACGGAAGAATTCCCGATCGCCTGCCTGATGGCCGCCCCGCTGTGGCCTGGCGCTCCCGCTGGACCGAAGGCACCCTGCCCCTGTGGCTCGTGGCCACCGCTGGCGGCATGGCCGTGATCTTCGTGGTGGGCCTGTTCTTCTACGGCTCCTACACCGGCGTTGGTTCCGCCTGA
- a CDS encoding NAD-dependent epimerase, whose protein sequence is MDRPVLITGVAGFIGAAVAEHLLHRGEAVLGIDNLNTYYTPALKRARLDRLQQRPEAAQRFQFLPIDVDDAVAMEQVFASHRPRAVVHLAAQAGVRYSIENPTAYIQSNLVGFGHILEGCRHHGVEHLVYASSSSVYGGNRTMPFSEQQPVNHPVSLYAATKKANELMAHTYSHLYGLPATGLRFFTVYGPWGRPDMAPMLFARAILAGEPIRVFNHGRMQRDFTYIDDIVQGVIRCLDKPASADPLFDPLQPNPATAAVPHRLFNIGNAQPTELLRFIAVLEQALGRTAIQDLQPMQPGDVVATAADTSALEAWVGFRPSTSIEQGVEAFARWYRDVYVPLMA, encoded by the coding sequence ATGGATCGCCCCGTCCTGATCACCGGTGTTGCCGGCTTTATCGGTGCAGCGGTTGCTGAGCATCTGCTGCACCGCGGCGAAGCGGTGTTGGGGATCGACAATCTCAACACCTACTACACCCCAGCGTTGAAGCGGGCCCGGCTGGATCGTTTGCAGCAGCGGCCTGAAGCCGCGCAGCGTTTCCAGTTTCTGCCGATCGATGTCGACGATGCGGTTGCGATGGAGCAGGTGTTCGCCTCCCATCGTCCGCGGGCCGTGGTGCATCTGGCGGCTCAGGCGGGGGTTCGCTACTCGATCGAGAACCCTACTGCCTACATCCAGAGCAATCTGGTGGGCTTTGGCCACATCCTCGAGGGATGCCGCCATCACGGCGTGGAGCACCTGGTGTATGCCTCCAGCAGCTCGGTGTATGGCGGCAATCGCACGATGCCGTTTTCCGAGCAGCAGCCGGTGAACCATCCGGTGAGCCTCTATGCCGCCACCAAGAAGGCGAATGAGTTGATGGCGCACACGTACAGCCATCTGTATGGGCTGCCGGCCACCGGTCTGCGTTTTTTCACGGTGTATGGCCCGTGGGGCCGGCCGGATATGGCACCGATGCTGTTCGCCCGGGCGATCCTGGCCGGTGAGCCGATCCGGGTGTTCAACCACGGCCGCATGCAGCGCGACTTCACCTATATCGACGACATCGTGCAGGGGGTGATCCGCTGCCTCGACAAACCGGCTTCGGCCGATCCGCTGTTTGATCCGCTGCAGCCCAACCCCGCTACTGCCGCGGTGCCGCACCGGTTGTTCAACATCGGCAACGCTCAGCCCACCGAGCTGCTGCGCTTCATTGCCGTGCTCGAGCAGGCCCTCGGACGCACGGCGATTCAAGACCTGCAACCGATGCAACCGGGTGATGTGGTGGCCACGGCTGCGGATACCTCGGCCCTTGAGGCCTGGGTGGGGTTCCGTCCGTCCACGTCGATCGAGCAGGGCGTCGAGGCGTTCGCCCGCTGGTACCGCGACGTTTATGTGCCGTTGATGGCTTGA
- a CDS encoding UDP-glucuronic acid decarboxylase family protein codes for MPASLTRNLVTGGAGFVGSHLVDRLMEAGEEVICLDNYFTGRKVNVARWMGHPRFELIRHDVTDPILLEVDRIWHLACPASPVHYQHNPIKTAKTSFLGTYNMLGLARRVGARLLLASTSEVYGDPEVHPQPESYRGNVNTHGIRACYDEGKRVAETLCFDYQRMHGTQIRIARIFNTYGPRMLPDDGRVVSNFIVQALRGQPLTLYGDGSQTRSFCYVDDLVEGLIRLMNGEHTGPINLGNPGEFTIRQLAELVRDRINPALELVCEPLPQDDPLQRKPVIDLAQQQLGWQPSISLQQGLEPTIAYFRERLAEA; via the coding sequence ATGCCCGCCTCGCTGACGCGCAATCTGGTGACCGGTGGGGCCGGTTTTGTGGGCTCCCACTTGGTGGATCGGCTGATGGAAGCCGGTGAAGAGGTGATTTGCCTCGATAACTACTTCACGGGGCGTAAGGTGAATGTGGCCCGTTGGATGGGGCATCCTCGTTTCGAGTTGATCCGCCACGATGTCACCGACCCGATCCTGCTGGAGGTCGATCGGATCTGGCACCTGGCCTGCCCCGCTTCACCGGTGCACTATCAGCACAATCCGATCAAAACGGCAAAAACCAGTTTCCTCGGCACTTACAACATGCTGGGCCTGGCCCGTCGGGTTGGCGCGCGGTTGCTGCTCGCATCCACCAGTGAGGTGTACGGCGACCCTGAGGTGCATCCCCAGCCGGAGAGCTACCGCGGCAACGTGAACACGCACGGCATTCGCGCCTGCTACGACGAGGGCAAGCGTGTGGCTGAAACGCTCTGCTTCGACTATCAGCGCATGCATGGCACGCAGATCCGCATCGCGCGCATCTTCAATACCTATGGCCCGCGCATGTTGCCGGATGACGGCAGGGTGGTGAGCAATTTCATCGTGCAGGCGCTGCGGGGCCAGCCCCTCACGCTCTACGGCGATGGTTCGCAAACACGCTCCTTCTGCTACGTGGATGATCTGGTGGAAGGCCTGATTCGCCTCATGAACGGTGAGCACACGGGGCCGATTAATCTTGGCAATCCTGGTGAGTTCACGATTCGCCAGCTGGCCGAATTGGTGCGTGATCGCATCAACCCCGCCCTGGAATTGGTGTGTGAGCCTTTGCCTCAGGACGATCCCCTGCAACGCAAGCCAGTGATCGATTTGGCGCAGCAGCAACTGGGCTGGCAGCCCTCGATCTCCTTGCAGCAGGGCCTTGAGCCCACCATCGCCTACTTCCGCGAGCGATTGGCTGAGGCCTGA
- a CDS encoding nucleotide sugar dehydrogenase — protein sequence MTGSVPAIRTICCIGAGYVGGPTMAVIADRCPGVQVTVVDLNAERIAAWNDADLSRLPVYEPGLDAVVGRCRGRNLFFSTEVEAGIAAADMVFLSVNTPTKTKGLGAGQASDLRWVEASARSVAAHAQGHTIVVEKSTLPVRTAATVQAILQAAQGEAECKTFSVLSNPEFLAEGTAVPDLEQPDRVLIGGDDPQAIEALASVYAHWVPEDRILRTNLWSSELSKLTANAFLAQRISSINSIAAFCESTGADVREVARAIGTDSRIGPKFLQAGPGFGGSCFQKDILNLVYLCGHYGLHEVAAYWQSVVDLNAWQQHRIARLVVNNLFGTVTGKRLAVLGFAFKADTNDTRDAPAIRICRDLLEEGADLAIYDPKVAPEQIARDLGMAPSASSSGLTGEGRWQLAGSVHDAVCSADAVLILTEWQAFRQLSWPELAPQMRQPAWVFDARAVVDPEQVRAAGLRLWRVGDGNIG from the coding sequence GTGACCGGCAGCGTTCCAGCCATTCGCACGATCTGCTGCATCGGTGCTGGCTATGTGGGCGGGCCCACCATGGCCGTGATCGCCGACCGGTGCCCTGGTGTCCAGGTGACGGTGGTGGACCTCAACGCCGAGCGCATCGCTGCTTGGAACGATGCCGACCTGAGCCGGTTACCGGTGTACGAGCCTGGCCTTGATGCGGTGGTGGGGCGTTGCCGGGGCCGCAACCTCTTCTTCAGCACTGAGGTGGAGGCAGGTATCGCCGCCGCCGACATGGTGTTCCTGTCGGTGAACACCCCCACCAAAACCAAGGGTTTGGGGGCGGGCCAAGCCAGTGATCTGCGCTGGGTGGAGGCCTCGGCTCGCTCGGTGGCGGCCCACGCCCAGGGACACACGATCGTGGTGGAGAAGAGCACCTTGCCGGTGCGCACCGCGGCCACGGTGCAGGCCATTCTTCAAGCAGCGCAGGGTGAAGCGGAGTGCAAAACCTTTTCAGTGCTCTCCAATCCAGAATTTTTGGCAGAAGGCACAGCCGTGCCAGATCTGGAGCAGCCGGATCGCGTCTTGATCGGTGGCGATGACCCTCAGGCGATCGAGGCTTTGGCCTCGGTGTATGCCCATTGGGTTCCCGAGGATCGGATCCTGCGCACCAATCTGTGGAGCAGTGAGCTCTCCAAGCTCACTGCCAATGCCTTTCTGGCGCAGCGGATCAGTTCGATCAACAGCATCGCTGCCTTCTGCGAGTCGACCGGCGCCGATGTGCGTGAGGTGGCGCGTGCGATCGGCACCGATTCACGCATCGGTCCCAAATTCCTGCAGGCAGGACCAGGCTTCGGCGGCAGTTGTTTTCAGAAAGATATCCTTAATCTGGTGTATCTCTGCGGTCATTACGGGCTGCATGAGGTTGCGGCCTACTGGCAGAGCGTGGTGGATCTCAACGCCTGGCAGCAGCACCGCATTGCCCGGCTGGTGGTGAACAATCTGTTCGGCACGGTGACAGGCAAGCGCCTCGCGGTGCTCGGCTTTGCCTTCAAAGCCGATACCAACGACACCCGTGATGCGCCTGCGATCCGGATCTGCCGTGATCTGCTGGAGGAGGGCGCTGATCTGGCGATTTATGACCCGAAGGTTGCCCCCGAGCAGATCGCCCGGGATCTGGGCATGGCCCCGAGCGCGTCCAGTTCCGGTCTCACCGGGGAAGGCCGTTGGCAGCTGGCTGGATCTGTGCATGACGCCGTGTGTAGCGCTGATGCAGTGCTGATCCTCACGGAGTGGCAGGCGTTCCGTCAGCTTTCCTGGCCGGAGCTGGCGCCTCAGATGCGTCAGCCAGCCTGGGTGTTTGACGCTCGTGCTGTGGTGGATCCAGAGCAGGTGCGCGCGGCCGGTTTACGCCTCTGGCGCGTGGGCGACGGCAACATCGGTTAA
- the hisS gene encoding histidine--tRNA ligase — MEKLQSLRGMVDLLPQSTPLWQRIEATARAHFARAAIEEIRTPVLEATELFARGIGEATDVVGKEMYTFVDRGERSCTLRPEGTASVVRAAIQHGLLSQGPQRLWYGGPMFRYERPQAGRQRQFHQIGLEMLGFADPRSDVEAIAVAWDLLADLGVQGLALELNSLGSSDDRARYREQLVAWLSERADQLDPDSQDRLQRNPLRILDSKNPDTQALLAGAPTLAEALSPESRDRFARVRDGLTLLGIPFQLNPRLVRGLDYYSHTAFEITSTQLGAQATVCGGGRYDGLVEQLGGPATAAIGWALGMERLAILLAQVEPASVAAPEIYVVSRGERAEPLALQLARQLRQAGHAVELDLTGAAFGKQFKRADRAGARWAVVIGDSEAEAGVVVLKDLRGAAGEAPDPEQRLSREELLRRFA, encoded by the coding sequence GTGGAGAAACTGCAGAGCCTGCGGGGGATGGTGGATCTGCTCCCCCAGTCCACCCCGCTCTGGCAGCGGATTGAAGCCACGGCCCGTGCTCACTTCGCGCGCGCCGCGATTGAGGAGATCCGCACGCCTGTGCTGGAGGCCACCGAGCTGTTTGCCCGTGGCATCGGCGAAGCCACCGACGTGGTGGGCAAGGAGATGTACACCTTTGTGGATCGCGGCGAGCGCAGCTGCACATTGCGGCCCGAGGGCACCGCTTCGGTGGTGCGCGCTGCCATCCAGCACGGCCTGCTGAGCCAGGGTCCGCAGCGCCTTTGGTATGGAGGGCCGATGTTCCGCTATGAGCGGCCCCAAGCTGGCCGGCAGCGGCAGTTTCACCAGATTGGCCTCGAGATGCTGGGGTTTGCCGATCCCCGCAGCGATGTGGAAGCCATCGCCGTGGCCTGGGATCTCCTGGCCGACCTCGGCGTGCAGGGGTTGGCCCTTGAGCTCAATTCCCTAGGCAGCAGCGACGATCGGGCCCGCTACCGCGAGCAGTTGGTGGCCTGGTTGAGCGAACGCGCGGATCAATTGGATCCCGATTCCCAGGACCGTTTGCAGCGCAATCCATTGCGGATTCTCGATTCCAAGAACCCCGACACCCAGGCGCTGTTGGCAGGCGCACCCACGCTGGCCGAGGCGTTGAGCCCGGAGAGCCGCGATCGCTTCGCCCGCGTCAGAGACGGCCTCACGCTGCTCGGGATCCCCTTTCAGCTCAACCCGCGCTTGGTGCGCGGCCTGGATTACTACAGCCATACGGCGTTTGAAATCACCTCCACGCAGCTGGGGGCCCAGGCCACGGTGTGTGGGGGCGGGCGTTACGACGGCTTGGTGGAGCAGTTGGGTGGCCCCGCGACCGCCGCGATCGGATGGGCTCTGGGGATGGAGCGCCTGGCGATCCTGCTTGCACAGGTGGAGCCTGCCTCCGTGGCAGCGCCTGAGATCTACGTGGTGAGTCGCGGTGAACGGGCTGAACCGCTGGCTTTACAGCTCGCCAGGCAGCTGCGCCAGGCGGGCCATGCGGTGGAGTTGGATCTCACGGGCGCTGCCTTCGGCAAGCAGTTCAAGCGGGCGGATCGAGCCGGTGCCCGCTGGGCTGTAGTGATTGGCGATAGCGAAGCCGAGGCCGGTGTGGTGGTGTTGAAGGATCTGCGCGGGGCCGCCGGTGAGGCCCCTGATCCCGAACAACGGCTCAGCCGCGAGGAGCTGCTGAGGCGCTTCGCTTAA
- the galE gene encoding UDP-glucose 4-epimerase GalE, with protein MARLLITGGAGFIGSHTALVLLEAGHELVVLDNYANSSPEALRRVLELAGPEAEGRLQVIEGDIRRSTDLDRAFAAGASPGAGVEAVIHFAGLKAVGESVAEPLRYWDVNVNGSQRLLAAMRAHGCRTVVFSSSATLYGYPEAVPIPESAPIRPINPYGHTKAAVEKMLSDVAASEAGWRIACLRYFNPVGAHPSGRIGEDPNGIPNNLFPFISQVAVGRREQVQVFGGDWPTSDGSGVRDYIHVMDLAEGHLAALNTLLAGGDQLLQLNLGSGHGHSVLEVIEAFGRACGRSIPHQITQRRSGDAAITVADPSEAKRQLGWQTRRNLHDICQDGWRWQHSNPGGYAT; from the coding sequence TTGGCGCGTCTACTGATCACGGGTGGCGCGGGCTTCATCGGCAGTCACACCGCTCTGGTGCTGCTGGAGGCGGGCCATGAGCTGGTGGTGCTCGACAACTACGCCAACAGCTCGCCGGAGGCACTGCGGCGGGTGTTGGAGCTTGCGGGGCCCGAAGCGGAGGGCCGCCTCCAGGTGATCGAGGGCGACATTCGCCGCAGCACCGATCTAGACCGGGCGTTTGCGGCGGGCGCCTCCCCAGGAGCGGGCGTGGAGGCGGTGATTCACTTCGCCGGCCTCAAAGCCGTGGGGGAATCGGTGGCTGAGCCGCTGCGCTACTGGGACGTGAATGTGAATGGCAGCCAACGCCTGCTGGCGGCCATGCGCGCCCACGGCTGCCGCACCGTGGTGTTCAGCAGCAGCGCCACCCTCTACGGCTATCCAGAGGCGGTGCCCATCCCGGAAAGTGCGCCGATCAGGCCGATCAATCCCTACGGCCACACCAAAGCAGCGGTGGAGAAGATGCTCAGCGATGTCGCCGCCAGCGAGGCGGGTTGGCGCATCGCCTGCCTGCGTTATTTCAACCCGGTGGGCGCCCATCCCAGCGGCCGCATCGGCGAAGACCCCAACGGCATTCCCAACAATCTGTTCCCCTTCATCAGCCAAGTGGCCGTGGGCCGGCGGGAGCAGGTGCAGGTGTTTGGCGGCGACTGGCCCACGTCCGATGGCAGCGGCGTGCGGGACTACATCCATGTGATGGACTTGGCGGAAGGCCACTTAGCCGCGCTGAATACGCTGCTGGCCGGTGGCGATCAGCTGCTGCAACTGAACCTGGGCAGCGGGCACGGTCATTCCGTTCTGGAGGTGATTGAGGCCTTTGGCCGCGCCTGCGGCCGATCCATCCCGCATCAGATCACGCAACGGCGCAGCGGCGATGCCGCTATCACCGTGGCCGACCCCAGCGAGGCCAAGCGGCAGCTGGGCTGGCAAACCAGGCGCAACCTCCACGACATCTGCCAAGACGGCTGGCGCTGGCAGCACAGCAACCCCGGGGGCTATGCCACATGA